In Gimesia sp., a single genomic region encodes these proteins:
- a CDS encoding alpha/beta fold hydrolase, translating to MLQRSAAWAVVVWLSAYATVCQAQDLPDSQNLNELWKHLSEKVPAMKTMGGRQFWGDVQFFQGWKIQQNVISQHYRLLDPSDQRHASGTLEECRQKLAEIREARRLPPMQGRAVILIHGIIRSSKSFEKMRLACLKEGWITIPFDYPSTQKTIPENAQFLEKVIQSLEGVEEIDLVVHSMGGLVVRSWLDQQEEVDPRVRRMVMLGVPNRGADMADRFRSNLLFKVVYGPAGQQLVTELNGDFISSLPTPPFPFGVVAGGRDTLKGFNPLIRGDDDGTVSVSSTRLPGAADFVLLPVLHSFMMNDPQSISHTLRFLKTGKFRESGESQPIPEVEAAAAP from the coding sequence ATGTTACAGCGATCTGCAGCCTGGGCAGTCGTGGTATGGCTGTCGGCTTATGCGACTGTCTGTCAGGCACAAGACCTGCCCGACAGTCAGAATCTGAACGAACTCTGGAAGCACCTCTCTGAGAAGGTACCGGCAATGAAAACAATGGGTGGACGTCAATTCTGGGGAGATGTGCAGTTTTTTCAAGGCTGGAAAATTCAACAGAATGTGATCAGCCAGCACTACCGCCTGCTTGATCCCAGCGATCAACGGCATGCCAGTGGAACGCTTGAGGAATGCCGGCAGAAGCTCGCAGAAATCAGAGAGGCCCGCAGGCTTCCTCCGATGCAGGGCCGGGCGGTGATTCTGATTCACGGGATCATCCGCTCTTCCAAATCCTTTGAAAAAATGAGACTGGCCTGCCTCAAGGAGGGCTGGATTACGATTCCCTTCGATTATCCCAGTACCCAGAAGACGATCCCAGAGAATGCCCAGTTCCTGGAGAAGGTGATCCAGTCGCTGGAAGGCGTTGAGGAGATCGATCTGGTTGTGCACAGCATGGGCGGTCTCGTGGTACGCTCCTGGCTGGATCAGCAGGAGGAAGTCGATCCCCGTGTCAGACGCATGGTCATGCTGGGAGTCCCCAATCGGGGGGCAGACATGGCAGACCGCTTTCGTTCGAATCTGCTGTTCAAAGTTGTGTACGGGCCAGCGGGCCAGCAGCTGGTGACCGAATTGAACGGGGACTTCATTTCGAGTCTGCCGACACCTCCCTTTCCATTTGGAGTCGTCGCCGGCGGGCGAGATACGTTGAAAGGCTTTAATCCTCTGATTCGAGGTGACGATGACGGTACGGTCAGCGTCAGTAGCACGCGACTGCCGGGAGCTGCGGATTTTGTTCTTCTGCCCGTGCTGCACTCTTTTATGATGAATGATCCCCAGTCAATTTCACATACCCTGCGGTTCCTCAAGACCGGAAAATTTCGCGAATCTGGTGAATCACAGCCGATTCCTGAGGTCGAAGCTGCGGCGGCCCCTTAA